The following are from one region of the Rhizobacter sp. AJA081-3 genome:
- a CDS encoding transglutaminase family protein translates to METLPPDAAALAPTPLIDSDHPAVIAFARQHAVGADERERAVALTLAVRDGFRYDPYRIDLSPQGMRASSVIAQGYGWCVPKAALLAAAARAAGIPARVGYADVRNHLSTERLRRTLQTDVFVWHGYTDLWIDGRWVKATPAFNIELCERFGLLPLDFDGRADSIYHPFDQAGNRHMEYVNQHGAFDDMPLARIVAAFAATYPALQGETQRMQAADFEADVKREVQR, encoded by the coding sequence ATGGAAACCTTGCCGCCCGACGCTGCCGCCCTCGCGCCCACCCCGCTGATCGACAGCGACCACCCGGCCGTGATCGCCTTCGCGCGCCAGCACGCCGTCGGCGCCGACGAGCGCGAACGGGCCGTGGCGCTCACGCTCGCCGTGCGCGACGGCTTCCGCTACGACCCCTACCGCATCGATCTCTCGCCGCAGGGCATGCGCGCCAGTTCGGTGATCGCGCAGGGCTACGGCTGGTGCGTGCCGAAGGCCGCGCTGCTCGCTGCCGCGGCGCGCGCCGCCGGCATCCCGGCGCGCGTGGGTTATGCCGATGTGCGCAACCACCTGAGCACCGAGCGGCTGCGCCGCACGCTGCAGACCGATGTGTTCGTCTGGCACGGCTACACCGACCTGTGGATCGACGGCCGCTGGGTCAAGGCCACGCCGGCCTTCAACATCGAGCTGTGCGAGCGATTCGGGCTGCTGCCGCTGGATTTCGACGGCCGCGCCGACTCCATCTACCACCCCTTCGACCAGGCCGGCAACCGCCACATGGAGTACGTGAACCAGCACGGCGCGTTCGACGACATGCCGCTGGCGCGCATCGTCGCCGCCTTCGCGGCCACCTACCCGGCGCTGCAGGGCGAGACGCAGCGCATGCAGGCGGCCGACTTCGAGGCCGACGTCAAGCGCGAGGTGCAGCGATGA